The following coding sequences lie in one Daphnia pulex isolate KAP4 chromosome 1, ASM2113471v1 genomic window:
- the LOC124191319 gene encoding uncharacterized protein LOC124191319, with amino-acid sequence MLYPVPSASSFVSLRSSKQVWMDRMRQSRPSVFIVLFICCYCWRWPLEVDGSHVGENLTDFAWNLIGAISRIRRGHDDALDRDDQSAPSALLDDPRFLYTTLYRDDDGDEKSSDEEGERSATSDPVTSRSHGNAFPLLRVWDILEIEHRLRHLRKAGRRSVIDGHGAIDESSASVAAAATAAAPSATEKMGGAMQGGERGGCNMADNQDSSAGKSPSSACPSSIQRSPRQVAEEDLEPYVPYLGYIFYSFPIFSFTLPFGGQLKLFGYDFI; translated from the exons ATGCTGTACCCTGTGCCATCAGCGTCGTCATTCGTTTCTTTGCGATCGTCGAAACAAGTATGGATGGATAGAATGAGACAATCGAGACCCTCCGTTTTCATCGTGTTGTTCATCTGCTGCTACTGTTGGCGCTGGCCTTTAGAAGTCGACGGGTCCCATGTCGGCGAGAATCTGACCGATTTCGCCTGGAATCTAATAGGAGCCATCAGCCGTATTCGTCGCGGTCACGATGACGCACTCGATCGGGACGACCAATCCGCTCCTTCCGCTCTTCTGGACGACCCTCGCTTCCTCTACACGACTTTGTACAG GGATGACGACGGAGATGAGAAGTCGAGCGACGAAGAAGGTGAACGCTCGGCGACGTCGGATCCCGTGACGTCCCGCTCCCATGGCAACGCGTTTCCTTTGCTCCGGGTGTGGGATATCCTTGAAATTGAGCACAGGCTCCGCCATCTCCGAAAAG CCGGCCGACGGTCCGTCATTGATGGCCACGGTGCAATCGATGAATCCTCTGCCtcggtagcagcagcagcgacggcGGCGGCTCCATCTGCCACGGAGAAGATGGGTGGAGCAATGCAAGGAGGAGAAAGAGGAGGTTGCAACATGGCCGACAATCAGGACTCCTCCGCTGGGAAATCGCCGAGTTCCGCGTGCCCTTCCTCCATCCAGCGGTCGCCTCGGCAAGTAGCTGAAGAAGATTTGGAACCCTACGTCCCCTATCTGGGCTACATTTTCTAcagttttcccattttttccttcACGCTACCTTTCGGCGGACAGTTGAAGCTCTTTGGctatgatttcatttga
- the LOC124201951 gene encoding acetylcholine receptor subunit beta-like 1, with product MKLLSLNRGCFTTAMATTKSAWRSRAAVLIVTLMALFAGFGSCSEDEERLVRDLFRGYNKLVRPVKNMSMKVDVKFGLTFTQLISVNEKNQVMKSNVWLRLTWQDYQLQWDVADYGGINVLRLPPDRVWKPDIVLFNNADGNYEVRYKCNVLIYSGGEVLWVPPAIYQSSCTIDVTYFPFDQQTCLLKFGSWTFNGDQVSLDFYLDKHHVDLSDYWKSGTWDIIEVPGKRNVHNHTKPTQMDITFSITIRRKTLFYTVNLILPTVLISFLCVLVFYLPAEAGEKVTLGISILLSLVVFLLLVSKILPPTSLVLPLIAKYLLFTFIMNTLSILVTVVIINWNFRGPRTHRMPNWIRVVFLKYLPILLLMKRPKKTRLRWMMEPPAGGYGSYGNFGGGTAGAASTTSMGMSMSMAGGLSTSSSGMGQPPPPPPPPPPPPLLPYPSSGVGVGGKMEVMELADLHHPDCRMSRQNSEQLREREREHHDPHCCERLHAASSNEELMNLNERSGGISSRDMLDPPETLLLTPEAYKATEAVEFIAEHLRNEDEYTQIREDWKYVAMVIDRLQLYVFFAVTTAGTIGILINAPHIFEYVDQDKVVQMYRWETG from the exons GATCTTGCTCGGAGGACGAGGAACGGCTGGTTCGCGATCTCTTCCGGGGCTACAACAAACTCGTCCGGCCTGTCAAAAACATGAGCATGAAAGTCGACGTCAAGTTTGGACTCACATTTACTCAGCTCATCAGCGTC aaCGAGAAAAATCAAGTGATGAAATCCAACGTGTGGCTGCGATTG ACTTGGCAGGACTATCAACTGCAGTGGGACGTGGCGGATTACGGTGGTATCAACGTTCTGCGCCTGCCTCCCGATCGTGTATGGAAGCCTGACATCGTGCTTTTTAATAA CGCCGACGGCAACTACGAAGTCCGATACAAGTGCAATGTCCTCATCTACTCTGGCGGTGAAGTCCTCTGGGTGCCTCCAGCCATCTACCAG AGTTCGTGCACGATCGACGTGACGTACTTCCCGTTCGACCAGCAGACGTGTTTGCTGAAATTCGGCTCCTGGACGTTCAACGGCGACCAGGTGTCGCTGGATTTCTACCTGGACAAGCACCACGTCGACTTGTCGGATTACTGGAAGTCCGGCACTTGGGACATTATCGAGGTGCCTGGGAAACGCAACGTGCACAACCACACGAAACCCACCCAGATGGACATCACGTTCTCGATCACGATCCGCCGCAAGACGCTCTTCTACACGGTCAACTTGATTCTACCCACGGTCCTCATTTCCTTCCTCTGCGTCTTGGTTTTCTACTTGCCGGCCGAAGCCGGCGAGAAAGTCACGCTGGGCATCAGCATTCTCCTGTCGCTGGTTGTGTTCCTGCTGCTCGTCTCCAAGATTCTTCCGCCGACTTCGCTCGTCCTGCCGCTCATCGCCAAGTATCTGCTTTTCACTTTCATCATGAACACCTTGTCCATCCTGGTGACGGTGGTCATCATCAACTGGAACTTCAGGGGCCCGCGCACCCACCGCATGCCCAACTGGATTCGCGTCGTCTTCCTCAAATATCTTCCGATCCTGCTCCTGATGAAACGACCCAAGAAGACCCGACTCCGGTGGATGATGGAACCGCCAGCCGGCGGCTACGGCAGCTACGGCAATTTCGGCGGAGGCACGGCTGGGGCCGCCAGTACGACCAGTATGGGTATGAGCATGAGCATGGCCGGAGGGCTCAGCACTTCTTCCTCCGGCATGGGTCAAcctccgccgcctccgccgcctCCTCCGCCCCCACCTTTGCTCCCTTATCCTTCTTCCGGCGTCGGCGTGGGCGGCAAAATGGAGGTGATGGAGCTGGCTGATCTGCATCATCCGGATTGCCGGATGAGCCGACAGAACAGCGAGCAGCTGAGGGAGCGTGAGCGGGAGCATCACGATCCGCACTGCTGCGAGCGGCTGCACGCCGCCTCGTCCAACGAGGAACTGATGAACTTGAACGAGCGATCGGGCGGAATCAGCAGCCGTGACATGCTCGATCCACCCGAAACGCTCCTTCTCACCCCGGAGGCCTACAAAGCCACAGAGGCCGTTGAGTTCATCGCGGAGCATCTGAGAAACGAAGACGAATACACGCAG ATTCGCGAGGACTGGAAGTACGTGGCCATGGTCATCGATCGTTTGCAGTTGTACGTGTTTTTCGCCGTAACGACCGCTGGCACTATTGGCATTCTCATCAACGCGCCGCACATCTTCGAATACGTCGACCAGGATAAGGTCGTCCAGATGTACCGGTGGGAAACCGGTTAA